A single genomic interval of Camelina sativa cultivar DH55 chromosome 11, Cs, whole genome shotgun sequence harbors:
- the LOC104727101 gene encoding WAT1-related protein At5g64700-like, with protein sequence MDMESKKPYMMVTIIQVIYTIMFLISKAVFNGGMNTFVFVFYRQAFATIFLAPLAFFFERKSAPPLSFVTFIKIFMLSLFGVTLSLDLNGIALSYTSATLAAATTASLPAITFFLALLFGMERLKVKSIQGTAKLVGITVSMGGVITLALYKGPLLKLPLCHHLYHGQEHIHRDEHSKSGSTSWLKGCVLMVASNILWGLWLVLQGRVLKVYPSKLYFTTLHCLLSSIQSFFIAIAFERDISAWKLGWNLRLVAVIYCGFIVTGVAYYLQSWVIEKKGPVFLSMFTPLSLLFTLLSSAILLCEIISLGSILGGILLIIGLYCVLWGKSREERNSGDDKIDDLQKENDVVCNEVKVVIS encoded by the exons ATGGACATGGAGTCGAAGAAACCATATATGATGGTGACTATAATACAAGTTATATATACAATCATGTTCTTGATCTCCAAAGCCGTCTTCAATGGTGGAATGAACACTTTCGTCTTCGTTTTCTATCGTCAAGCTTTTGCTACCATTTTCTTGGCTCCTCTTGCTTTCTTCTTCGAGCG GAAAAGTGCTCCACCTCTTTCATTTGTGACCTTCATCAAGATCTTCATGCTCTCTTTATTTGG AGTGACATTGAGCTTGGACTTAAACGGTATCGCATTATCATACACGTCGGCGACTTTAGCCGCCGCCACAACAGCTTCCCTTCCGGCCATCACTTTCTTCTTGGCTCTCTTATTTGG aatggAGAGGCTTAAGGTTAAGAGCATACAAGGAACAGCAAAGCTTGTAGGGATTACTGTGTCCATGGGAGGGGTTATTACCTTAGCTCTTTACAAAGGTCCACTACTGAAATTACCTTTATGCCATCACCTCTATCACGGCCAAGAACATATTCACCGGGATGAACACTCCAAAAGCGGTTCCACCTCGTGGCTCAAAGGATGTGTCCTCATGGTCGCCTCCAACATTTTATGGGGTCTTTGGCTCGTTTTACAG GGTCGTGTGTTAAAGGTCTACCCTTCAAAGCTATACTTTACAACACTTCATTGCCTCTTGAGTTCCATTCAATCCTTTTTCATCGCAATTGCTTTCGAGAGAGATATCTCAGCATGGAAGCTTGGTTGGAACCTAAGACTCGTTGCAGTCATTTATTGC GGGTTCATTGTAACAGGCGTAGCATATTATTTGCAGTCATGGGTTATAGAGAAGAAGGGACCTGTCTTCTTATCAATGTTTACTCCTTTGTCTCTCCTCTTCACACTCCTCTCTTCAGCAATTCTCTTATGCGAGATCATCAGTCTTGGAAG CATCTTAGGCGGAATATTGTTGATTATAGGACTCTACTGTGTGTTGTGGGGCAAAAGCAGAGAGGAGAGAAACAGTGGTGATGATAAGATTGATGATCTACAGAAGGAAAACGATGTCGTGTGCAATGAAGTGAAGGTTGTCATTAGTTAA
- the LOC104727104 gene encoding egg cell-secreted protein 1.5-like — protein MATKTTSKPSLVTFLTISYLISTVHVIIMVAEARKIQVSTLATDHSGAGNLMDCWNAGLELKSCTDEIVKFFLSQIATNGAAVKGGIDKDCCGAVGLIEKDCWSVMFTSLGLTTMEGNNLREYCDFQAEKSEWSPSPAPETFALSPVEITYPGLN, from the coding sequence atggCTACAAAAACTACTTCAAAGCCTTCTCTTGTCACATTTCTAACGATCTCGTATCTCATATCGACCGTTCATGTCATCATCATGGTCGCCGAGGCAAGGAAGATCCAGGTCTCGACGCTGGCTACGGATCACTCCGGTGCGGGAAACTTAATGGATTGTTGGAACGCGGGGTTGGAGCTTAAGTCATGCACCGACGAGATCGTCAAGTTTTTCCTTAGTCAAATTGCTACGAATGGAGCGGCGGTTAAAGGTGGAATCGACAAAGATTGTTGTGGAGCAGTTGGGTTGATCGAAAAAGATTGTTGGTCCGTTATGTTTACTTCTTTAGGGCTTACGACTATGGAAGGGAATAATCTGAGAGAGTATTGTGATTTTCAGGCGGAGAAGTCGGAATGGTCTCCGTCTCCGGCACCTGAAACTTTCGCTTTGTCTCCCGTTGAGATTACGTACCCCGgacttaattaa
- the LOC104727105 gene encoding WD repeat domain-containing protein 83-like, which produces MSATAELPTKEAHVLKGHEGAVLAARFNGDGNYALTCGKDRTIRLWNPHRGILIKTYKSHGREVRDVHVTSDNAKFCSCGGDRQVYYWDVSTGRVIRKFRGHDGEVNAVKFNDSSSVVVSAGFDRSLRVWDCRSHSVEPVQIIDTFLDTVMSVVLTKTEIIGGSVDGTVRTFDMRIGREMSDNLGQPVNCISISNDGNCVLAGCLDSTLRLLDRTTGELLQVYRGHISKSFKTDCCLTNSDAHVIGGSEDGLVFFWDLVDAKVVSKFRAHDLVVTSVSYHPKEDCMLTSSVDGTIRVWKK; this is translated from the exons ATGAGCGCGACGGCGGAGCTGCCGACGAAAGAGGCACACGTGCTTAAAGGGCACGAGGGAGCGGTTTTAGCGGCGAGGTTTAACGGAGACGGGAACTACGCTCTCACCTGCGGCAAGGATCGGACCATCCGTCTCTGGAACCCGCACCGTGGAATCCTGATCAAGACCTACAAATCCCATGGCCGTGAAGTCCGCGACGTTCATGTTACTTC AGACAATGCCAAATTTTGTTCATGCGGTGGTGATCGGCAAGTTTATTACTGGGATGTTTCAACCGGACGTGTAATTCGTAAATTCCGTGGTCACGATGGAGAG GTTAATGCAGTGAAGTTCAATGATTCATCATCTGTAGTTGTATCAGCTGGTTTTGATCGTTCTCTACGTGTTTGGGACTGCAGATCTCACAGTGTTGAGCCTGTTCAG ATCATTGATACGTTTTTGGACACAGTCATGTCTGTTGTTTTAACAAAGACTGAGATTATTGGTGGTAGTGTTGATGGAACCGTTCGCACATTTGACATGCGTATTGGCAG GGAGATGTCAGATAACCTAGGCCAACCAGTTAATTGTATATCAATATCAAATGATGGAAACTGTGTTCTAGCTGGTTGCTTGGATTCTACTCTGCGTCTACTTGATAG AACCACAGGAGAGCTACTCCAAGTCTATAGAGGTCATATTTCGAAG TCATTTAAAACCGATTGTTGCCTCACTAATTCGGATGCACATGTAATCGGAGGATCAGAGGACGGATTAGTTTTCTTTTGGGATTTGGTAGATGCAAAAGTGGTATCGAAATTTCGAGCTCACGATTTAGTG gTGACAAGCGTGAGTTACCACCCTAAAGAAGACTGTATGTTGACCTCTTCAGTCGATGGTACAATTCGTGTCTggaaaaaatga